Proteins from a genomic interval of Nocardioidaceae bacterium:
- a CDS encoding 2Fe-2S iron-sulfur cluster binding domain-containing protein, with protein MGAVTFVSYDGEKHEAPLEEGRSLMQVAVDNMVPGIDGDCGGEAACGTCHVIVDPHWSEVVGRSGPVEEDMLSMSPERQPTSRLSCQMAVSQEWDGLVVQLPEFQM; from the coding sequence ATGGGTGCAGTCACCTTCGTTTCCTACGACGGCGAGAAGCATGAGGCGCCGCTGGAGGAGGGCCGTTCGCTCATGCAGGTAGCGGTCGACAACATGGTGCCGGGCATCGACGGCGACTGTGGGGGCGAGGCCGCTTGCGGCACCTGTCACGTGATCGTCGACCCGCACTGGTCTGAGGTGGTGGGTCGCTCCGGTCCCGTCGAGGAGGACATGCTGTCGATGAGCCCTGAGCGGCAGCCGACCTCCCGCCTGTCTTGCCAGATGGCGGTGTCGCAGGAGTGGGACGGCCTGGTCGTTCAACTGCCCGAGTTCCAGATGTGA
- a CDS encoding transposase produces the protein MAAPKKYSDELRERATRLALEARRDPATRVGALARIGGQLGVHPEALRNWVKQAEIDGGVRAGTTSSDAQRLAELDREVRERRRANTILKQASAFFAAELDRPSR, from the coding sequence ATGGCAGCACCGAAGAAGTACAGCGATGAGTTGCGTGAGCGCGCGACGCGGTTGGCCCTGGAGGCCCGGCGCGACCCGGCGACGAGGGTCGGTGCGCTGGCGCGGATCGGCGGTCAGCTGGGGGTCCACCCCGAGGCGCTGCGGAACTGGGTGAAGCAGGCCGAGATCGACGGCGGGGTCCGTGCCGGGACCACGTCCAGCGACGCGCAGCGGTTGGCCGAGCTCGACCGTGAGGTCCGCGAGCGGCGTCGGGCGAACACGATCTTGAAGCAGGCCTCGGCTTTCTTTGCGGCGGAGCTCGACCGCCCCTCGAGGTGA
- a CDS encoding cytochrome P450, whose translation MMNLADTLSEKIQSTLPMELQVRGAHLYDKTRRWVTGTNGQKIFVETPIPPADEVELADIDLSNPFLYRQGRWQSYFERVRNEAPVHYQPTSPFGPFWSVTRHADIVAVDKNHEVFSAEPFIIIGQPPRFMDVAMFIAMDPPKHDQQRAAVQGVVAPKNLREMEALIRSRVQEVLDDLPTGEPFNWVDRVSIELTARMLATLLDFPYDQRRKLVEWSDLATAMEQANGGPSDNDEIFRGFVDAVRGLSTHWHDKKARLAAGEEPGFDLITMLQSNEDTKDLIERPMEFIGNLILLIVGGNDTTRNSLSGGVLALNQFPEQFEKLKANPDLIPNMVSEIIRWQTPLAYMRRVAKKDTVLNGQFIRKGDKVVMWYASGNRDERVFERPDELIIDRKNARNHIAFGFGVHRCMGNRLAELQLRILWEELLPRFEKIEVVGEPEYVQSNFVRGISKLMVRLTPKQDA comes from the coding sequence ATCATGAACCTTGCGGACACGCTGAGCGAAAAGATCCAATCGACCCTCCCGATGGAACTGCAGGTCCGGGGGGCCCATCTCTACGACAAGACCCGTCGTTGGGTGACCGGGACGAACGGGCAGAAGATTTTCGTCGAGACCCCGATCCCGCCCGCGGACGAGGTCGAGCTCGCCGACATCGACCTGAGCAACCCGTTCCTGTACCGCCAGGGCAGATGGCAGTCGTACTTCGAGCGTGTGCGCAACGAAGCGCCCGTGCACTACCAGCCCACCAGCCCGTTCGGTCCGTTCTGGTCGGTCACGCGGCACGCCGACATCGTCGCCGTCGACAAGAATCACGAGGTGTTCTCCGCCGAGCCCTTCATCATCATCGGCCAGCCACCTCGGTTCATGGACGTCGCGATGTTCATCGCCATGGACCCCCCGAAGCACGACCAGCAGCGGGCCGCCGTTCAAGGGGTCGTCGCGCCGAAGAACCTTCGCGAGATGGAGGCCCTGATCCGCTCGCGGGTCCAGGAGGTGCTGGACGACCTCCCGACCGGTGAGCCGTTCAACTGGGTCGACCGGGTGTCCATCGAGCTGACCGCTCGGATGCTCGCGACGCTGCTGGACTTCCCCTACGACCAACGACGCAAGCTCGTCGAGTGGTCCGACCTCGCCACCGCGATGGAACAGGCCAACGGTGGACCCTCCGACAACGACGAGATCTTTCGCGGCTTCGTCGACGCGGTGCGAGGCCTCAGCACGCACTGGCACGACAAGAAGGCGCGGCTCGCGGCCGGCGAGGAGCCTGGCTTCGACCTGATCACCATGTTGCAGAGCAACGAGGACACCAAGGACCTGATCGAGCGCCCGATGGAGTTCATCGGCAACTTGATCCTGCTGATCGTCGGAGGCAACGACACCACGCGCAACTCGCTGAGTGGCGGTGTGCTTGCGCTCAACCAGTTCCCCGAGCAGTTCGAGAAGCTTAAGGCGAACCCGGACCTCATTCCGAACATGGTCTCGGAGATCATTCGTTGGCAGACTCCGCTGGCGTACATGCGCCGGGTCGCGAAGAAGGACACCGTGCTGAACGGGCAGTTCATCCGCAAGGGCGACAAAGTGGTTATGTGGTACGCCTCGGGGAACCGGGACGAGCGTGTCTTCGAGCGCCCTGACGAGTTGATCATCGACCGCAAGAACGCACGCAACCACATTGCGTTCGGGTTCGGGGTGCACCGGTGCATGGGAAACAGGCTGGCCGAGCTCCAGCTGAGGATTCTATGGGAGGAGCTGCTGCCTCGGTTCGAGAAGATCGAGGTGGTCGGCGAGCCGGAGTACGTCCAGTCCAACTTCGTCAGGGGCATTAGCAAGCTCATGGTGCGCCTGACCCCCAAGCAGGACGCATGA
- a CDS encoding IS3 family transposase, protein MDFVAEYRDEHVVEPICAVLKDTAASIAPSTFYARTSPTRQPSARAVRDAELVTQIREVHAANLGVYGARKVHAALNREGTDVARCTVERLMRAEGLRGMRRDKSRKTTIGEG, encoded by the coding sequence GTGGACTTCGTCGCTGAGTATCGCGACGAGCATGTAGTCGAGCCGATTTGCGCGGTCTTGAAGGACACGGCCGCCTCGATCGCTCCGTCCACGTTCTACGCCCGCACCAGCCCGACCCGGCAGCCCTCGGCCCGGGCGGTGCGCGATGCCGAGCTGGTGACCCAAATCCGGGAAGTGCACGCCGCCAATCTTGGGGTCTACGGCGCCCGCAAGGTCCACGCCGCACTGAACCGTGAGGGCACCGACGTCGCCCGCTGCACCGTCGAGCGGTTGATGCGCGCGGAGGGGCTGCGGGGGATGCGGCGCGACAAGTCCCGCAAGACCACCATCGGCGAGGGCTGA
- a CDS encoding FAD-dependent oxidoreductase: MTQGTALVVGASHAGAQLAASLRQEGWAGEVVLVGDEAALPYQRPPLSKAYLAGKSTVEELAIRKSDFYAKQQIQLVDARVESIERTDRRVTLANGESMPYDKLALCTGGRARRLPVPGADLPGVHYLRTFTDVEQIRESAQPGRRAVIVGGGFIGLETAASLLALGLDVTVLEAAERVLERVTAPEVSAFYERVHREAGVTVRTDATVEAMTGDDRVREVELAGGERLDADLVVVGVGLEPNTDLAAAAGLDIDDGVVIDDRARTSDHDVVAAGDCTSHLMARYGRRIRLESVPSAGEQAKVAAATMCGKDKTIAALPWFWSDQYDLKLQIAGLNSGYDEVVLSGDPSCDRDFTCFYLRAGQLIAADCVNRPRDFAFSKRTIAQALPADRDALLSIGAS, from the coding sequence ATGACACAGGGGACCGCGCTGGTGGTCGGAGCCAGTCACGCCGGCGCCCAGCTGGCGGCCAGCCTCCGGCAGGAAGGCTGGGCCGGCGAGGTCGTCCTCGTCGGTGACGAGGCGGCCCTGCCCTACCAGCGACCACCGTTGTCGAAGGCGTACCTCGCCGGCAAGAGCACGGTGGAGGAACTGGCGATCCGCAAGTCCGACTTCTACGCCAAGCAGCAGATCCAACTGGTCGATGCGCGCGTGGAGTCGATCGAGCGCACAGACCGGCGCGTGACGCTGGCCAATGGCGAGAGCATGCCCTACGACAAGCTCGCGCTGTGCACGGGTGGCCGGGCACGGCGACTCCCCGTGCCGGGTGCCGACCTCCCGGGCGTCCACTACCTGCGCACGTTCACCGACGTGGAGCAGATCCGAGAGTCGGCGCAACCGGGTCGGCGCGCAGTGATCGTCGGCGGGGGTTTCATCGGCCTGGAGACGGCTGCCTCGCTCCTCGCCCTCGGACTGGACGTGACCGTGCTCGAGGCGGCGGAGCGGGTGCTTGAGCGCGTGACCGCGCCTGAGGTGTCAGCCTTCTACGAGAGGGTCCACCGCGAGGCGGGCGTGACGGTCCGGACCGACGCAACGGTCGAAGCCATGACCGGCGACGACCGGGTCCGTGAGGTCGAGCTCGCAGGGGGCGAGCGGCTTGACGCCGACCTCGTGGTGGTGGGTGTGGGCCTCGAGCCGAACACCGACCTCGCAGCAGCCGCTGGTTTGGACATCGACGACGGCGTCGTGATCGACGACCGAGCTCGGACCAGCGATCACGACGTCGTGGCTGCGGGCGACTGCACCAGCCACCTGATGGCGCGGTACGGGCGGCGCATCCGCCTCGAGTCCGTGCCGAGCGCGGGGGAACAGGCGAAGGTCGCCGCCGCGACCATGTGCGGCAAGGACAAGACCATCGCAGCGCTGCCGTGGTTCTGGTCGGATCAGTACGACCTCAAGCTCCAGATCGCGGGACTGAACTCAGGCTACGACGAGGTCGTGCTCAGTGGTGACCCGAGCTGTGATCGCGACTTCACATGCTTCTACCTGCGCGCAGGGCAACTCATTGCCGCGGACTGCGTCAACCGGCCGCGCGACTTCGCCTTCAGCAAGCGGACGATCGCCCAGGCACTCCCCGCCGACCGAGACGCGCTCCTGAGCATCGGAGCGAGCTGA